From Peromyscus eremicus chromosome 3, PerEre_H2_v1, whole genome shotgun sequence, one genomic window encodes:
- the Pianp gene encoding PILR alpha-associated neural protein, protein MWPALLLSQLFPLWPLLLLPLPPPVQGSSPRSPPAPARPPCVRGGPSAPRHVCVWERAPPPSRSPRVPRSRRQAPPGTAPPATPSGFEEGPPSSQYPWAIVWGPTVSREDGGDPNSVNPGFLPLDYGFAAPHGLATPHPNSDSMRDDGDGLILGETPATLRPFLFGGRGEGVDPQLYVTITISIIIVLVATGIIFKFCWDRSQKRRRPSGQQGALRQEESQQPLTDLSPAGVTVLGAFGDSPTPTPDHEEPRGGPRPGMPQPKGAPAFQLNRIPLVNL, encoded by the exons ATGTG GcctgctctgctgctgtcccAGCTcttccctctctggcctctgctgttgTTACCCCTCCCTCCGCCTGTGCAGGGCTCCTCCCCTCGATCCCCACCAGCCCCAGCCCGTCCCCCCTGCGTCCGGGGTGGCCCCTCAGCCCCGCgccatgtgtgtgtttgggagcgGGCTCCTCCACCAAGCCGGTCCCCAAGGGTCCCAAGATCACGTCGGCAAGCTCCGCCAGGCACTGCACCTCCTGCCACCCCATCAGGCTTTGAAGAGGGGCCTCCCTCATCTCAGTACCCCTGGGCTATTGTGTGGGGTCCCACAGTATCTCGGGAGGATGGAGGGGACCCCAACTCGGTCAATCCTGGATTTCTGCCCCTGGACTATGGTTTTGCAGCCCCACATGGGCTGGCTACCCCGCACCCCAACTCAGACTCCATGCGGGATGATGGAGATGGGCTCATCCTTGGGGAAACACCTGCTACCTTGAGGCCCTTCCTGTTTGGAGGGCGTGGGGAAG GTGTGGACCCTCAGCTTTACGTGACAATTACCATATCCATCATCATCGTCCTTGTGGCTACAGGCATCATCTTCAAGTTTTG CTGGGACCGCAGCCAGAAGCGGCGGAGGCCCTCAGGGCAGCAAGGtgccctgaggcaggaggagagccAGCAACCATTGACAGATCTGTCCCCTGCTGGAGTCACTGTGCTGGGGGCCTTCGGGGACTCACCTACCCCCACCCCTGACCATGAGGAGCCCCGAGGGGGACCCCGGCCTGGGATGCCCCAGCCCAAGGGGGCTCCAGCCTTCCAGTTGAACCG gATTCCCCTGGTGAATCTGTGA